One genomic segment of Nonomuraea coxensis DSM 45129 includes these proteins:
- a CDS encoding MBL fold metallo-hydrolase, which yields MARPFASSADLAEKRQTLETLADGVYALNAEGDPNVGAIEGEDFLVCFEALATPVAAREWLARLRARTDKPVRYLVLSHYHAVRVLGASAFGADVIVAHDRTRALIAERGEQDWASEYVRMPRLFRDPASIPGLTWPTATFSDTFTIDLGGGRGDLVLAHCGRGHTEGDLVAWLPRQRIMFAGDLVESRAALYTGDAFHREWASTTLDRVASFGAETLVGGRGAVARGAEEVAAAIGQTRHFLEVMLREVGGAGSVKEAFARTHRALAPRYGSWPIFEHCLPFNVSRLWDELHGIERPRVWTAERDREVWDELQS from the coding sequence ATGGCCAGACCGTTCGCCTCCTCGGCCGATCTCGCCGAGAAGAGGCAGACCTTGGAGACGCTCGCGGACGGCGTGTACGCGCTGAACGCCGAGGGCGACCCCAACGTGGGCGCGATCGAGGGCGAGGACTTCCTCGTCTGCTTCGAGGCGCTCGCGACCCCGGTGGCCGCCCGCGAGTGGCTGGCCCGGCTGCGGGCCCGCACCGACAAGCCGGTCCGCTACCTCGTGCTGTCGCACTACCACGCGGTCCGGGTGCTGGGCGCGTCGGCGTTCGGGGCGGACGTGATCGTCGCCCACGACAGGACCCGCGCGCTGATCGCCGAGCGCGGCGAGCAGGACTGGGCCAGCGAGTACGTCCGCATGCCCCGCCTGTTCCGGGATCCCGCCTCGATCCCCGGCCTGACCTGGCCGACGGCGACGTTCAGCGACACGTTCACCATCGACCTCGGCGGCGGCAGGGGAGACCTGGTGCTGGCCCACTGCGGGCGCGGCCACACCGAGGGCGACCTGGTGGCGTGGCTGCCCCGGCAGCGGATCATGTTCGCCGGCGACCTGGTCGAGTCGCGGGCCGCCCTCTACACCGGCGACGCCTTCCACCGGGAGTGGGCGTCCACGACGCTCGACCGGGTGGCGTCGTTCGGGGCGGAGACGCTGGTGGGCGGCAGGGGAGCGGTGGCGAGGGGCGCGGAGGAGGTGGCCGCGGCGATCGGCCAGACCCGCCACTTCCTGGAGGTCATGCTGCGTGAGGTCGGCGGCGCCGGCTCGGTCAAGGAGGCGTTCGCGCGGACGCACCGGGCCCTCGCGCCCCGTTACGGCTCCTGGCCGATCTTCGAGCACTGCCTGCCGTTCAACGTCTCCCGGCTCTGGGACGAGCTGCACGGGATCGAGCGCCCGCGCGTGTGGACCGCCGAACGCGACCGCGAGGTCTGGGACGAGCTCCAGTCATGA
- a CDS encoding TetR/AcrR family transcriptional regulator has protein sequence MALDVSTPPRRRGHDPESVLSVAVGVFNERGYDGTSMEDLARALGVTKSAIYHHVPGKEQLLARALDRALDGLSELAADARAARGPAIDRLERVVRQSVRVLTERLPYVTLLLRVRGNSATERAALARRAEFGALVGRLVDEAAEEGALRPGLDPALVTRLLFGAVGSIAEWHRPEHGAPATEVADALVGMVFDGLKRG, from the coding sequence GTGGCCTTAGATGTGTCCACCCCGCCCCGCCGGCGCGGGCACGACCCCGAGTCCGTCCTGTCGGTCGCCGTGGGCGTCTTCAACGAGCGCGGCTACGACGGCACCAGCATGGAGGACCTCGCGCGGGCGCTCGGCGTCACCAAGTCGGCCATCTACCACCACGTCCCCGGCAAGGAGCAGCTGCTCGCGCGGGCGCTCGACCGGGCCCTCGACGGGCTGTCCGAGCTGGCCGCCGACGCGCGCGCGGCGCGCGGCCCGGCCATCGACCGGCTGGAGCGGGTGGTCCGGCAGAGCGTGCGGGTGCTGACCGAGCGGCTGCCGTACGTGACGCTGCTGCTGCGGGTGCGCGGCAACAGCGCCACGGAGCGGGCGGCGCTGGCGCGGCGCGCGGAGTTCGGCGCGCTCGTCGGCCGCCTGGTCGACGAGGCGGCTGAGGAGGGCGCCCTCCGTCCCGGCCTGGACCCGGCGCTGGTGACGCGGCTGCTGTTCGGGGCGGTGGGCTCGATCGCCGAGTGGCACCGGCCGGAGCACGGCGCGCCGGCCACGGAGGTGGCCGACGCGCTGGTGGGGATGGTGTTCGACGGCCTGAAGAGGGGATGA
- the paaN gene encoding phenylacetic acid degradation protein PaaN translates to MFEQHRDTLGQARAAIAGRGHWSAYPESPSPRVYGEGAAERGKAAFESYLGKPFPLEQEGGTGSWIGAERSPYGIDLGITYPEPIAEELIAAAAAAMPAWRDAGPEARALACAEILHRLNRRSFEIAHAVQHTSGQPFVMAFQAGGPHAQDRALEAVAYGLEAMTSSAASARWEKPAKGEPLVMTKRFTVVPRGVAVVIGCNTFPTWNAYPALFASLVTGNPVIVKPHPRAILPLAITVQVAREVLAEAGFDPALVSLAAEEGQGLATALATHPRVRVVDFTGSTEFGDWLERNARQALVHTEKAGVNAVVVDSTGSWHGMLANLAFSLSLYSGQMCTAPQNIFVPAAGVETDEGHKSFEEVAEGLAEAVGRLLGDDARAVELTGAIVNPDVLARVEGAGELGEVVLESRAIRHPAFPDAVVRTPAIVRVHASADDVYGREHFGPVSFLIPTGSTGESLDLLRRTVKVRGALTASVYSTSPRVLDDAERAALDAGVNLSCNLTGGVYVNQSAAFSDYHGTGANPAATASLTDPGYVAGRFHVVQSRHPA, encoded by the coding sequence ATGTTCGAACAGCACCGCGACACCCTGGGACAGGCCAGGGCCGCGATCGCCGGGCGCGGCCACTGGAGCGCCTACCCCGAATCGCCGAGCCCCCGCGTCTACGGCGAGGGGGCGGCCGAGCGGGGCAAGGCGGCGTTCGAGTCCTACCTGGGCAAGCCGTTCCCGCTGGAGCAGGAGGGCGGCACCGGGTCGTGGATCGGCGCGGAGCGCTCGCCGTACGGGATCGACCTCGGGATCACCTACCCCGAGCCGATCGCCGAGGAGCTGATCGCGGCCGCCGCGGCGGCCATGCCCGCCTGGCGGGACGCGGGGCCGGAGGCCCGCGCCCTCGCCTGCGCCGAGATCCTCCACCGGCTCAACCGGCGCAGCTTCGAGATCGCGCACGCGGTGCAGCACACCAGCGGGCAGCCGTTCGTCATGGCCTTCCAGGCCGGCGGGCCGCACGCGCAGGACCGCGCGCTGGAGGCGGTCGCGTACGGGCTGGAGGCCATGACCTCCTCGGCGGCGAGCGCCCGCTGGGAGAAGCCCGCCAAGGGCGAGCCGCTGGTCATGACCAAGCGCTTCACCGTCGTGCCCAGGGGCGTGGCCGTGGTGATCGGCTGCAACACCTTCCCCACCTGGAACGCCTACCCGGCGCTGTTCGCCTCGCTCGTCACCGGCAACCCGGTGATCGTCAAGCCGCATCCCCGGGCGATCCTGCCGCTCGCGATCACCGTGCAGGTGGCGCGTGAGGTGCTGGCCGAGGCCGGGTTCGACCCCGCGCTGGTGTCGCTGGCCGCCGAGGAGGGGCAGGGGCTCGCCACGGCCCTCGCCACCCACCCGCGCGTACGGGTCGTGGACTTCACCGGCTCCACCGAGTTCGGCGACTGGCTGGAGCGCAACGCCCGCCAGGCGCTCGTGCACACCGAGAAGGCCGGGGTCAACGCCGTCGTCGTCGACTCGACCGGCTCGTGGCACGGGATGCTCGCCAACCTCGCGTTCTCGCTGTCGCTCTACAGCGGGCAGATGTGCACCGCGCCGCAGAACATCTTCGTCCCGGCGGCCGGCGTCGAGACCGACGAGGGGCACAAGAGCTTCGAGGAGGTCGCGGAAGGGCTGGCCGAGGCCGTCGGGCGGCTGCTCGGCGACGACGCGCGGGCGGTCGAGCTGACCGGCGCGATCGTCAACCCCGACGTGCTCGCCCGGGTCGAGGGCGCCGGGGAGCTGGGCGAGGTGGTGCTGGAGTCGCGGGCGATCCGGCATCCGGCCTTCCCCGACGCGGTGGTGCGGACGCCCGCGATCGTCCGGGTGCACGCCTCCGCCGACGACGTCTACGGGCGCGAGCACTTCGGGCCCGTGTCGTTCCTCATCCCCACCGGCTCCACGGGGGAGAGCCTCGACCTGCTGCGGCGCACCGTGAAGGTCAGGGGCGCGCTCACCGCCTCCGTCTACTCCACCTCCCCGCGGGTGCTCGACGACGCCGAGCGGGCCGCGCTCGACGCGGGGGTCAACCTGTCGTGCAACCTGACCGGCGGCGTGTACGTCAACCAGTCGGCCGCCTTCAGCGACTACCACGGCACCGGCGCCAACCCGGCCGCGACCGCCTCGCTCACCGACCCCGGCTACGTCGCCGGCCGCTTCCACGTCGTCCAGTCCCGCCACCCCGCATGA
- a CDS encoding DUF4193 domain-containing protein produces the protein MATDYDSPRKTDDDLGEDSLQELQARRTDKSSGSIDIDETDLAESLELPGADLSNEELSLRVIPRQADEFTCSRCFLVHHRSQLASEKNGQQVCRECAA, from the coding sequence ATGGCTACCGACTACGACAGCCCGCGCAAGACAGACGACGACCTGGGGGAGGACAGCCTCCAAGAACTCCAGGCGCGGCGCACCGACAAGTCGTCCGGCAGCATCGACATCGACGAGACCGACCTCGCCGAGTCGCTGGAGCTGCCCGGCGCCGACCTGTCGAACGAGGAACTCTCCCTGCGGGTCATCCCCCGCCAGGCCGACGAGTTCACCTGCTCGCGGTGCTTCCTGGTGCATCACCGCAGCCAGCTGGCCTCCGAGAAGAACGGTCAGCAGGTCTGCCGGGAGTGCGCCGCCTGA
- the valS gene encoding valine--tRNA ligase — protein sequence MTEQRLRHASMPEKPTLDGLEQVWVARWEADGTYRFDRSKPREQVYSIDTPPPTVSGSLHVGHVFSFTHTDIMARYQRMTGKEVFYPIGWDDNGLPTERRVQHVYGVRCDPSLPYDPEFVPPEKPGKREIPISRRNFVELCHELTAVDERAFEEVWRRVGLSVDWSLLYTTISDEARAVSQRAFLRNLRRGEAYLAEAPTLWDVTYRTAVAQAELEDREHPGAFHRVSFYGERGPVWIETTRPELIPACVALVAHPDDERYRALFGTTVLTPLFGVEVPVLAHHLAEPDKGSGIAMICTFGDITDVTWWRELSLPTRPVIGWDGRLLPEPPEGVDAEPYKELAGKTVHSARERIVELLRASGDLDGEPRPVSRAVKFYERGDKPLEIVTTRQWYIRNGGRDEELRRRLLRRGAELRWHPPHMKVRYDNWVEGLTGDWLISRQRFFGVPFPVWYPIDEAGQPVHDAPILPAEDTLPVDPSSDVPPGYAEEQRGVPGGFMADPDVMDTWATSSLTPQIAGRWERDDDLFRRVYPADLRPQSHEIIRTWLFATVTRSHLESDRLPWSDVAISGWILDPDRKKMSKSKGNVVTPLNLLEQHGSDAVRYWAAGGRYGVDFAFEPGQLKIGRRLAIKILNASRFVLGLAGDGGEVSEPLDRSVLAALAGVVREATEAFDAYDHSRALEVVERFFWAFCDDYLELVKARAYEESGPGAGSAHAALRQALDVLLRLFAPFLPFVTEEVWSWWREGSVHRAPWPVPEPGDGNPAVLTVASEVLGRVRKAKSEAKLSMRAEVARLTVTGPEAELVRQAQDDLCAAGNVEEFVLGHGDELAVEVHLG from the coding sequence ATGACTGAACAGCGACTACGCCATGCCTCCATGCCCGAGAAACCCACTCTCGACGGCCTGGAGCAGGTATGGGTAGCCCGCTGGGAGGCCGACGGCACCTACCGCTTCGACCGGTCGAAGCCGCGCGAGCAGGTCTACTCGATCGACACGCCGCCGCCGACCGTGTCCGGCTCGCTGCACGTCGGTCACGTCTTCTCCTTCACCCACACCGACATCATGGCCCGCTACCAGCGGATGACCGGCAAAGAGGTCTTCTACCCGATCGGCTGGGACGACAACGGCCTGCCCACGGAGCGGCGGGTCCAGCACGTCTACGGCGTGCGCTGCGACCCTTCGCTGCCCTACGACCCGGAGTTCGTTCCACCGGAGAAGCCGGGCAAACGCGAGATCCCGATCTCGCGGCGCAACTTCGTGGAGCTGTGCCACGAGCTGACCGCCGTCGACGAGCGGGCGTTCGAGGAGGTGTGGCGGCGGGTCGGACTGTCGGTCGACTGGTCGCTGCTCTACACGACGATCAGCGACGAGGCGCGGGCGGTCTCGCAGCGGGCGTTCCTGCGCAACCTGCGGCGCGGTGAGGCCTACCTCGCCGAGGCGCCGACGCTCTGGGACGTCACCTACCGCACCGCCGTGGCCCAGGCCGAGCTGGAGGACCGCGAGCACCCCGGCGCGTTCCACCGCGTCTCCTTCTACGGCGAGCGGGGGCCGGTCTGGATCGAGACGACCAGGCCGGAGCTGATCCCCGCGTGCGTGGCGCTGGTCGCGCACCCCGACGACGAGCGTTACCGCGCGCTGTTCGGCACCACGGTGCTGACACCGCTGTTCGGGGTCGAGGTGCCGGTGCTCGCGCACCACCTGGCCGAGCCGGACAAGGGCTCCGGCATCGCGATGATCTGCACCTTCGGCGACATCACCGACGTCACCTGGTGGCGGGAGCTGTCCCTGCCCACCCGGCCGGTCATCGGCTGGGACGGCCGGCTGCTGCCCGAGCCGCCCGAGGGCGTGGACGCGGAGCCGTACAAAGAGCTGGCGGGCAAGACCGTGCACAGCGCCCGCGAGCGCATCGTGGAGCTGCTGCGCGCCTCCGGCGACCTCGACGGCGAGCCCCGGCCGGTCAGCCGCGCCGTGAAGTTCTACGAGCGCGGCGACAAGCCGCTGGAGATCGTCACCACCCGCCAGTGGTACATCCGCAACGGCGGCCGTGACGAGGAGCTGCGGCGGCGGCTGCTGCGGCGCGGGGCCGAGCTGCGCTGGCACCCGCCGCACATGAAGGTGCGCTACGACAACTGGGTCGAAGGGCTCACCGGCGACTGGCTGATCTCCCGCCAGCGCTTCTTCGGCGTGCCCTTCCCGGTCTGGTACCCGATCGACGAGGCGGGGCAGCCGGTCCACGACGCGCCCATCCTGCCCGCCGAGGACACGCTGCCGGTCGACCCGTCCAGCGACGTGCCGCCCGGCTACGCCGAGGAGCAGCGCGGCGTGCCCGGCGGGTTCATGGCCGACCCCGACGTCATGGACACCTGGGCGACCTCGTCGCTGACGCCGCAGATCGCCGGGCGCTGGGAGCGCGACGACGACCTGTTCCGCCGGGTCTACCCGGCCGACCTGCGGCCCCAGTCGCACGAAATCATCCGGACCTGGCTGTTCGCCACCGTGACGCGCTCCCACCTGGAGTCGGACCGGCTGCCGTGGAGCGACGTCGCGATCTCGGGGTGGATCCTCGACCCCGACCGCAAGAAGATGTCCAAGTCCAAGGGCAACGTGGTCACCCCGCTCAACCTGCTGGAGCAGCACGGCTCCGACGCGGTGCGCTACTGGGCGGCGGGCGGGCGCTACGGCGTCGACTTCGCCTTCGAGCCCGGGCAGCTCAAGATCGGCCGGCGGCTCGCCATCAAGATCCTCAACGCCTCCCGGTTCGTGCTCGGCCTGGCCGGGGACGGCGGCGAGGTGAGCGAGCCGCTCGACCGGTCCGTGCTGGCTGCGCTGGCCGGCGTGGTGCGCGAGGCCACCGAGGCGTTCGACGCCTACGACCACAGCCGGGCGCTGGAGGTCGTGGAGCGCTTCTTCTGGGCGTTCTGCGACGACTACCTGGAGCTGGTCAAGGCCCGCGCGTACGAGGAGAGCGGGCCGGGGGCGGGCTCGGCCCACGCGGCGCTGCGGCAGGCGCTGGACGTGCTGCTGCGGCTGTTCGCGCCGTTCCTGCCGTTCGTGACCGAGGAGGTCTGGTCGTGGTGGCGTGAGGGCTCGGTGCACCGGGCGCCGTGGCCCGTCCCCGAGCCGGGCGACGGCAACCCGGCGGTGCTGACCGTGGCCTCCGAGGTGCTCGGGCGGGTGCGCAAGGCCAAGTCCGAGGCCAAGCTGTCGATGCGGGCCGAGGTGGCGCGGCTGACCGTGACCGGTCCTGAGGCGGAGCTGGTGCGCCAGGCGCAGGACGACCTGTGCGCGGCCGGCAACGTCGAGGAGTTCGTGCTCGGGCACGGCGACGAGCTGGCCGTGGAGGTCCACCTGGGCTGA
- a CDS encoding DUF4235 domain-containing protein: MADDKPDVAWRIIGGLVGLATGWAARKLLTFVWVKATGKEPPVDTEAPEVSLAEAIGYAVLMGVGMSVAQIVVNRTARKRYDAWRALKQVTPGQ; the protein is encoded by the coding sequence ATGGCGGATGACAAGCCGGACGTTGCCTGGCGGATCATCGGCGGCCTGGTGGGGCTCGCCACGGGGTGGGCGGCCCGCAAGCTGCTCACCTTCGTCTGGGTGAAGGCGACCGGCAAGGAGCCGCCCGTCGACACCGAGGCGCCGGAGGTCAGCCTGGCCGAGGCCATCGGATACGCGGTCCTCATGGGCGTCGGCATGTCCGTGGCTCAGATCGTGGTCAACCGGACCGCCAGGAAGCGCTATGACGCGTGGCGGGCTCTGAAGCAGGTGACTCCAGGGCAGTGA
- a CDS encoding FAD-dependent monooxygenase, whose translation MSGDDAQVIVVGAGPVGLTAALLLARWGVHALVLDRRPERTAAGSRSICQQRDVLDIWAAAGAERIAEEGVTWTTARTYYRDRELLSWSFEREGPLPPFVNLSQARTEQILDDAAAAQPLVEVRWDHEVTGFTQDDSGVTVHCGQRRLRASYALLCAGARAEPLRRALGVRFGGETFDDQFLICDIRTELPGWEDERRFWFDPVWNPGRQVLIHPCPGGTFRIDWQIAPDFVPTREDIARKIRWIVGGRPYELLWHSTYRFHHRLADRMRAGRVLLAGDSAHLLAPFGARGLNSGVPDAENAAWKLAFALNGWAGPELLESYHAERHAAARENLEVTGATMRFLAPRSAEERARRRAVLEGGLVDQVDSGRFAEPFWYVDSPLTTPEPSRPFAGRPPRGATCPPAPGVILPDAVLPGGRLRESCRDGFLVLLGDMCDSSLFVQVLGKVTTAPLAVRGLAEMDGTGSLAERLGAGPDEAWLIRPDAHIAAIIPHAGPDSVAVAVGRALGGSTET comes from the coding sequence ATGAGCGGCGACGACGCGCAGGTCATCGTGGTCGGGGCCGGGCCGGTGGGGCTGACGGCGGCGTTGCTGCTGGCCCGGTGGGGGGTCCACGCGCTGGTGCTGGACCGGCGGCCGGAGCGGACGGCGGCCGGGTCGCGCTCGATCTGCCAGCAGCGCGACGTGCTCGACATCTGGGCGGCGGCGGGCGCGGAGCGGATCGCCGAGGAGGGCGTGACCTGGACGACGGCGCGCACCTACTACCGCGACCGGGAGCTGCTGTCGTGGTCGTTCGAGCGGGAGGGGCCGCTGCCGCCGTTCGTGAACCTTTCGCAGGCCCGCACCGAGCAGATCCTGGACGACGCCGCCGCCGCGCAGCCGCTCGTCGAGGTGCGCTGGGACCACGAGGTGACCGGTTTCACGCAGGACGACTCCGGCGTCACCGTGCACTGCGGGCAGCGGCGGTTGCGGGCGTCGTACGCGCTGCTGTGCGCCGGGGCGCGGGCCGAGCCGCTGCGGCGGGCGCTCGGCGTGCGCTTCGGCGGCGAGACGTTCGACGACCAGTTCCTGATCTGCGACATCAGGACCGAGCTGCCCGGCTGGGAGGACGAGCGGCGTTTCTGGTTCGACCCCGTCTGGAACCCGGGGCGGCAGGTGCTCATCCATCCGTGCCCCGGCGGGACGTTCAGGATCGACTGGCAGATCGCGCCCGACTTCGTCCCGACGCGGGAGGACATCGCGCGGAAGATCCGGTGGATCGTCGGCGGGCGGCCGTACGAGCTGCTCTGGCACAGCACCTACCGCTTCCACCACCGCCTGGCCGACCGGATGCGGGCCGGGCGGGTGCTGCTGGCGGGCGACTCGGCGCACCTGCTGGCGCCGTTCGGGGCGCGCGGTCTGAACTCCGGCGTCCCCGACGCCGAGAACGCCGCGTGGAAGCTGGCGTTCGCGCTCAACGGGTGGGCGGGGCCTGAGCTGCTGGAGTCGTACCACGCCGAGCGGCACGCGGCGGCGCGCGAGAACCTGGAGGTGACCGGGGCCACCATGCGCTTCCTCGCGCCGCGGAGCGCCGAGGAGCGGGCGCGCCGGCGGGCGGTGCTGGAGGGCGGGCTGGTGGACCAGGTGGACTCCGGCCGCTTCGCCGAGCCCTTCTGGTACGTCGACTCGCCCCTCACGACGCCGGAGCCGTCCCGGCCGTTCGCCGGCCGCCCGCCGAGGGGTGCGACCTGCCCGCCGGCGCCCGGTGTGATCCTGCCCGACGCCGTTCTGCCGGGCGGGCGATTGCGCGAGAGCTGCCGGGATGGTTTCCTCGTACTGCTGGGTGATATGTGCGATTCGAGTTTGTTTGTGCAGGTCCTGGGCAAGGTCACTACGGCGCCGCTCGCCGTACGCGGGCTCGCGGAGATGGACGGAACCGGCTCGCTCGCTGAGAGGCTCGGCGCAGGGCCGGACGAGGCATGGCTCATCAGGCCGGATGCGCACATCGCCGCCATCATCCCCCATGCGGGTCCGGACTCGGTGGCGGTCGCCGTGGGCCGCGCTCTCGGCGGTTCTACCGAAACTTGA
- a CDS encoding alpha,alpha-trehalose-phosphate synthase (UDP-forming) translates to MTGRSSYLIVANRLPVDRTIDPDGTASWRRSPGGLVTAIAPVMQRRHGAWAGWHGAPDEKLEPFEQDGMNLIPVALSAEEVELYYEGFSNATLWPLYHDAVAPPVYHRTMWDAYRLVNERFAAAAAEIAEEGAVVWVQDYQLQLVPSMLRKLRPDLRIGFFLHIPFPPVELFWRLPWRKDLVEGLLGADLVGFQLPGGASNFRRLCRRLLGLPYKGNEIFLDDRVVRTQAFPISVDFGQLDSLVREPHIVARAKEIRSELGEPEHVLLGVDRLDYTKGIGQRLEAFGELLKDGRLRTGEAVFVQIATPSRERVDEYRRLRDDIELQVGRINGEHATLGYQPVWYFHQSYNQEELAALYLAADVMVVTPLRDGMNLVAKEYVSCHHDLSGALVLSEFAGAADELRQAYLVNPYDVEDVKRQMLAAMRATPHELARRMRTMRRRVATYDVDRWASEFLTALESPASEPATRHSASWRSG, encoded by the coding sequence GTGACTGGCCGGAGTTCGTATCTGATCGTCGCCAACCGGTTGCCGGTGGACAGGACGATCGATCCCGACGGAACGGCCTCGTGGCGCAGGAGCCCCGGCGGGCTCGTCACCGCGATCGCGCCGGTGATGCAGCGCCGCCATGGAGCCTGGGCCGGTTGGCACGGGGCGCCGGACGAGAAACTGGAGCCGTTCGAGCAGGACGGCATGAACCTGATCCCCGTGGCCCTGTCAGCCGAGGAGGTGGAGCTCTACTACGAGGGCTTCTCCAACGCCACCCTCTGGCCGCTCTACCACGACGCCGTCGCGCCGCCGGTGTACCACCGCACGATGTGGGACGCCTACCGCCTGGTCAACGAGCGGTTCGCGGCCGCCGCCGCCGAGATCGCCGAGGAGGGGGCGGTCGTCTGGGTGCAGGACTACCAGCTCCAGCTCGTGCCCTCCATGCTGCGCAAGCTCCGGCCCGACCTGCGGATCGGGTTCTTCCTGCACATCCCGTTCCCGCCCGTCGAGCTGTTCTGGCGGCTGCCCTGGCGCAAGGACCTCGTGGAAGGGCTGCTCGGCGCCGACCTGGTCGGCTTCCAGCTCCCCGGCGGTGCCTCCAACTTCCGCCGGCTGTGCCGCAGGCTGCTCGGGCTGCCGTACAAGGGGAACGAGATCTTCCTCGACGACCGCGTCGTGCGCACCCAGGCGTTCCCGATCTCGGTGGACTTCGGGCAGCTCGACTCGCTCGTGCGCGAGCCGCACATCGTGGCGCGGGCCAAGGAGATCCGGTCCGAGCTGGGCGAGCCCGAGCACGTGCTGCTCGGCGTGGACCGGCTCGACTACACCAAGGGCATCGGGCAACGCCTGGAGGCCTTCGGCGAGCTGCTGAAGGACGGGCGGCTGCGCACCGGCGAGGCGGTGTTCGTGCAGATCGCCACCCCGAGCCGCGAACGGGTGGACGAGTACCGCCGGCTGCGCGACGACATCGAGCTGCAGGTCGGGCGGATCAACGGCGAGCACGCCACGCTCGGCTACCAGCCGGTGTGGTACTTCCACCAGTCGTACAACCAGGAGGAGCTCGCCGCGCTCTACCTCGCCGCCGACGTCATGGTGGTCACCCCGCTGCGCGACGGCATGAACCTGGTGGCCAAGGAGTACGTCTCCTGCCACCACGACCTCAGCGGGGCGCTCGTGCTGAGCGAGTTCGCCGGGGCCGCCGACGAGCTGCGCCAGGCTTACCTCGTCAACCCGTACGACGTGGAGGACGTCAAGCGCCAGATGCTGGCCGCCATGCGGGCCACGCCGCACGAGCTGGCCCGGCGGATGCGCACGATGCGCCGCCGGGTCGCCACCTACGACGTGGACCGCTGGGCGAGTGAGTTCCTCACTGCCCTGGAGTCACCTGCTTCAGAGCCCGCCACGCGTCATAGCGCTTCCTGGCGGTCCGGTTGA